One window from the genome of Natrialba magadii ATCC 43099 encodes:
- a CDS encoding aminopeptidase, translating to MSTTPTTLRDPAETAVEQCLALESDESCVIVTDDKREQIGEALYDVASEVTDDAVIVRYPPGSTHGSEPPAPVSAAMADADVVLAPTTKSLSHTRARTEANEAGARVATLPGITEEVFTTGLDADYELIADHCADVREQVDDADEIRVTAPAGTDITFDVSGRDFLSDTGIVHEPGVMSNLPAGEVFISPESANGTFVVDGTMMPHGLLADDQTLAFEVEDGLVTDISDDDIRETVESAAEEVGDAARNLAELGIGTNVAVTELVGSVLLDEKAGGTVHIAIGDDAGIGGDVEAPIHLDGIIRGPTVYADGAEVKLPRSE from the coding sequence ATGTCTACCACTCCCACCACCCTTCGGGACCCAGCCGAAACCGCGGTCGAACAGTGTCTGGCACTCGAGTCCGACGAGTCCTGCGTGATCGTCACGGACGACAAGCGCGAGCAGATTGGTGAGGCGCTCTACGACGTGGCGAGTGAGGTTACAGACGATGCGGTGATCGTACGCTACCCGCCGGGATCGACCCACGGGAGCGAGCCACCAGCGCCGGTGTCGGCGGCGATGGCTGACGCGGACGTGGTGCTCGCGCCGACGACCAAGAGTTTGAGTCACACCCGCGCCCGAACCGAGGCCAACGAGGCTGGCGCGCGCGTCGCCACGCTGCCCGGAATCACCGAGGAAGTCTTCACGACCGGGCTCGATGCGGACTACGAACTGATCGCGGACCACTGTGCCGACGTTCGCGAGCAGGTCGACGACGCAGACGAGATTCGCGTCACTGCGCCCGCGGGGACCGACATCACGTTCGATGTCAGCGGCCGCGACTTCCTCTCGGATACCGGCATCGTCCACGAGCCAGGCGTCATGTCGAACCTCCCCGCCGGCGAGGTGTTCATCAGCCCCGAGAGCGCCAACGGGACGTTCGTCGTCGACGGGACGATGATGCCCCACGGACTCCTCGCAGACGACCAGACGCTCGCCTTCGAGGTCGAGGACGGCCTCGTCACGGACATTTCGGACGACGACATCCGCGAGACAGTCGAGAGTGCGGCCGAGGAGGTTGGCGACGCAGCGCGCAACCTCGCGGAACTCGGTATTGGAACCAACGTCGCCGTCACGGAACTCGTCGGTTCGGTCCTGCTGGATGAGAAGGCCGGCGGAACGGTCCACATCGCGATCGGTGACGACGCCGGTATCGGCGGCGACGTGGAGGCACCAATCCACCTCGACGGCATTATTCGTGGACCGACGGTGTACGCGGACGGCGCGGAAGTGAAACTTCCGCGAAGCGAGTGA
- a CDS encoding HVO_0476 family zinc finger protein yields MNDIPDRIPTPCPSCSPDLETVHEVLTEGGGSLTVRCSECGHVHKIQPEQEREVTLDVVVSQDDESFTANVTTPDGATIEVGDEFLLETEEVLSTVRVTSLELDGQRRVESAPADEIETVWTREVDNVSVDITIHPQDGSRDDSRSITVHVPGDYEFEVGAVDDFGDDEFEIDAFVVRKAVTGYDRDRYDMEGDTVPAKDVKRIYAYDETSSAWSAW; encoded by the coding sequence ATGAACGATATTCCGGATCGGATTCCGACGCCGTGTCCGTCGTGCTCGCCGGACCTCGAAACCGTCCACGAGGTCCTCACCGAGGGCGGCGGCTCCCTCACCGTGCGCTGCAGCGAGTGTGGCCACGTCCACAAGATACAGCCAGAACAAGAGCGCGAGGTCACGCTTGACGTCGTCGTCTCGCAGGACGACGAATCGTTCACTGCCAACGTGACGACACCCGACGGCGCGACCATCGAGGTCGGCGACGAATTCCTCCTCGAAACGGAGGAGGTCCTCTCGACCGTTCGCGTGACCAGCCTCGAACTCGACGGCCAGCGCCGCGTGGAGAGCGCCCCGGCCGACGAGATCGAGACCGTCTGGACCCGCGAGGTCGACAACGTCTCCGTCGATATCACGATCCACCCACAGGACGGCTCGCGCGACGACAGCCGAAGCATCACGGTTCACGTCCCCGGCGACTACGAATTCGAGGTCGGTGCGGTCGACGACTTCGGTGACGACGAGTTCGAAATCGACGCTTTCGTCGTCCGCAAGGCAGTCACGGGCTACGATCGCGACCGGTACGATATGGAAGGCGATACGGTGCCAGCGAAGGACGTCAAGCGCATCTATGCTTACGACGAGACCTCGAGCGCGTGGTCGGCCTGGTAG
- a CDS encoding protein-L-isoaspartate(D-aspartate) O-methyltransferase: MFDRFGRDTDDPDVGDFTAARERMVQTVSHRVDDERVLDALESVPRHEFVPADRRGNAYADRPLPIGDGQTISAPHMVAIMADRLALEPGDEVLEIGTGCGYHAAVTAEIVGPEHVYTVEYSADLAELARETLAALGYGEVSVRTGDGRDGWAEHAPYDAAYFTCATPSIPDPVREQLRPGGTVLAPVGTSHQTLVEATKRDEGSLDRSEHGAVRFVQLRG; the protein is encoded by the coding sequence ATGTTCGATCGCTTCGGTCGCGATACCGACGATCCGGACGTCGGCGACTTTACAGCCGCTCGCGAGCGGATGGTCCAAACCGTCTCCCACCGCGTCGACGACGAGCGCGTCCTCGACGCACTCGAGTCCGTTCCGCGCCACGAGTTCGTGCCCGCCGACCGGCGTGGGAACGCCTACGCGGATCGACCGCTTCCCATTGGGGACGGTCAGACGATCAGCGCGCCGCACATGGTCGCGATCATGGCCGACCGTCTCGCACTCGAGCCGGGTGACGAGGTACTCGAGATCGGAACGGGCTGTGGCTATCACGCGGCCGTGACGGCCGAGATTGTGGGTCCGGAGCACGTGTATACTGTCGAATACAGCGCTGACCTCGCCGAGTTGGCCCGCGAGACGCTCGCAGCACTCGGCTACGGTGAGGTTTCCGTTCGGACGGGTGACGGCCGAGACGGGTGGGCCGAACACGCACCCTACGACGCGGCCTACTTCACCTGTGCGACGCCGTCGATTCCGGATCCGGTGCGTGAGCAGCTCCGGCCCGGAGGAACGGTCCTTGCTCCCGTCGGGACGAGCCACCAGACGCTCGTCGAGGCGACGAAACGGGACGAGGGCTCACTCGATCGGTCCGAGCACGGCGCGGTCCGGTTCGTTCAACTGCGTGGGTAA
- a CDS encoding protein-L-isoaspartate O-methyltransferase family protein, whose product MDPAVLREDMVDGLESPAKDVLQNETVAVAMRDVPRHEFVDDERTAYADRDHEVLGTRMLSPSTVARFMDALAPTAGDDVLVVGAGVGYTAALAAEIAGETNVHAIDIARPLVIEARQNLASAGYDGVLVDRRDGAEGLPEYAPFDCILLEAAVVSPPRALLDQLAPEGRLVYPEGTQRQRVVAVTEGGDRTEHDVVSLEPLLVEGEQQGTIERNRMAREDREYAQRRAESRRGWEQDWIEWERSVDS is encoded by the coding sequence ATGGACCCCGCGGTACTGCGAGAGGACATGGTCGACGGACTCGAGTCCCCCGCCAAGGACGTCCTTCAGAACGAGACCGTCGCCGTTGCGATGCGGGACGTGCCACGCCACGAGTTCGTCGATGACGAGCGGACGGCGTACGCCGACCGCGACCACGAGGTGCTCGGGACGCGTATGCTCTCGCCGAGCACTGTCGCTCGATTCATGGACGCCCTCGCACCGACAGCCGGTGATGACGTACTCGTCGTCGGTGCCGGCGTCGGCTACACCGCTGCGCTTGCCGCCGAGATCGCCGGCGAGACGAACGTCCACGCGATCGACATCGCTCGCCCACTCGTCATCGAAGCCCGGCAGAACCTCGCCAGCGCGGGCTACGACGGCGTTCTCGTCGACCGCCGCGACGGAGCCGAGGGGCTCCCCGAGTACGCTCCGTTCGATTGCATTCTGCTGGAGGCCGCCGTCGTGTCACCGCCGCGGGCGTTACTCGACCAGCTGGCTCCAGAGGGGAGACTGGTCTACCCGGAGGGGACCCAGCGCCAGCGCGTGGTCGCGGTCACCGAAGGCGGTGACCGGACCGAACACGATGTTGTCTCTCTGGAGCCGTTACTGGTCGAGGGTGAACAGCAGGGAACCATCGAACGGAATCGGATGGCGCGCGAAGATCGCGAGTACGCCCAGCGCCGCGCCGAATCCAGACGCGGCTGGGAACAGGACTGGATCGAGTGGGAACGGTCGGTCGACTCGTAA